GCCCTTTTCAGCAATTTCCCTGGGCTGCGCCTCGTGGCATTTGATGCAATCGGCGTTCTGCAAAACAGCCGCTTCGGCCTGCGTGGAAAACCCAACCGCAAGCGCCAGCCAACCTAGGAGCACAAAGGCCCCCAAACCAAGGCGACACAATCTCTTGTTCTCTCTCATTTGTTCTTTCCTCCTGTCCCAACTCCGTTAATAAAACAACCCCCGCAGGGAATGGATCTTGATAATTACATGCACAACTCCCCCTTGGGGGAGAGCACTCCAGCGACCCTATCTTAATTAGCCCACCCGGCGGACAATGTCAACACGAAGGACAGGCACGCGACGGCCGCGCCGGAAAAAATTTTGGGTAGAAACAGCAGAACCCTAGTTTACCGAAAGCAGTTCGACGTCAAAAATCAGGGTTTGATTAGGTCCGATGACCTGCCCGGCACCCTGCTCGCCGTAAGCGAGTTCGGCCGGGAGAAAAATTTTCCACTTGGCGCCCTCTTTCATCAACTGCAGGGCTTCGGTCCAACCGGGGATCACCCCGGAAACAGGAAAGGTAACAGGCTCGCGGCCGTAGGAACTGTCGAATTCCGTGCCGTCGACCAAGGTGCCACGATAATGCACGGTGACGGTACTATCAGGGCCGGGTGATTTGCCCGAGCCTGCTGTGATTACCTGATACTGCAGACCGCTGGCGGTGGTTTTAACGTCCTTTTTCTTGGCATTTTCCGCCAAAAAAGCCTTACCCTTTTCAAGGTTTTCACGACCCATTTGCTCCTGCATCGCCATATGCCGCATCATCATCTCGCGCTGCATCTCTTCCATGGCAAGCTCCATTTCCTCGTCGCCCATGCGCGAGGTTCCGGCCAGGGCATCACGAACGCCGTCAGCGATCAACTCGGGAGTCACAGCCACACCGCCCATTTTCAGATCCCGCCCAAGTTGTTGACCCAGGGCATAGGAAAACCGATCGGTGTTCGAATCCAGGGGCGGATTCTGTACGGCGCCCGCCGACACAGCGACCATAAGCAAAAAGCAAAGCAGCAGAATACATGATTTATTCATGAGAAGAACATCCTTTCACAAACGGCTAAAAAAAGAAAACCCTCCGAAAAAAACCTTACCAATCCGCACGACTGCGGGTGCCATTCTAATACCGCGACAGACACCAACTGTCAACCGCAGAAAATTCATGGACCGACCACGCACCAGAACCTTCCTTTTCCCACGGAAAAAGGCGTAATCGTCCAAACTCAAATTGACTGCCCGGAAGGAAGGTTGGATAATGACACCGATAAAATCTCAGGATAGTTCAGGCTGGCGGTCTTCACGCGCCGGCCCTTAGGGCTAGGCAACATCGTGGTTGCGACTTATCGCAACAAGAGGAGAGTGCTGTGCGCGTCAATCTCATCACCAAGGTGACCTTGGTCACGGGTGTCGTCCTGCTGGTGGCGATGGTGCTGTTCGCATTTATCAACGTCACGACACTCAAAAAGATCTTTCTTGAAGAAGCCATTCACGATGTCGACAATCTCAGCGAAACCCTCATCCGCTCAACGCACTACCAAATGCTAGAAGATGACCGCAAACGCGTCTACCAGATGATTCAGGAGGTCGGTACGCAGCGGGGCATCGAGCATATTCGCCTGATCAACAAGGATGGGGAAATCACCTTTTCAACGGAGCGCGCCGAAATCGGCACGATTCTCGACAAAAACACCGAAGGCTGCAATGTTTGTCACGCCGAAGACACGCCCCTGATCCACGCTTCCTCCATGAACCGCAGTCGCATTTTCGCAGATCGCGACGGCAAGGAGGTGCTCGGCATGGCCAGGGCCATCTATAACCAGGAAAGCTGCGCCACCGCCGACTGCCATTTCCATCCCCCCGACCTCAGCATGGTCGGCATTCTCGACGTCATCGTTTCCCTCGACGGCATGCATATGCAAACCGCCACCTATCGCAACAACATCATCGTGCTGACCCTGATGCTCTTGCTGATTGTGGCGTCCTGCCTGACCCTGGTGACACAGAGGTTCATCACCAACCCACTCAGCAAACTACTCCACCATACCCAGAGGATCGCCCAGGGCGATTGGTCGCCTGTCGAGCTGAAGTCTCATGATGAATTCGGCAAGTTGGCCGGCGCCTTCAATGATATGACTCACAACCTCAAGCAGGCCCAGGACGAATTGGCCCAGTGGGGCTCTCAGCTCGAGGCCAAGGTTGAGGAACGCACCCATGAAATCAAGAACATGCAGTCACGCCTTATTCGTTCGGAAAAAGTTGCATCCCTTGGTGAATTGGTGGCCGGCATCGCTCATGAACTGAACAATCCTTTGACCGGGGTACTCATGTTTTCCTCGATGATCGCCGAGGATCCGCGACTGGACCCCGCCCTTAAACCCGATTTCGACACCATTATCCACGAAACCCAGCGGTGCGCCGAAATCGTGCGCGGCCTGCTTGATTTCGCCCGCGAAAGCGTGCCCCAAAAATCGCACTGCGCGGTGGAACAGGTTCTCGAGCAAACCCTGATTCTGGTATCTCACCATAGCTCCTTCCACGATATCCGCGTGGAGCGCGACTACGGTTCCCCCCCCCAGATTCTGGCCGACCCCAACCAACTTGAACAAGTATTCATGAACCTTCTCATAAACGCCAGCCAAGCCATGGAAAACGGCGGAACGCTGAAGATCAAAACAGGAACCCTGAACCGGGATGCGCAGGTGTTTGTAAAAATCAGCGACAGCGGCTGTGGGATTGCGGAGGAAAATCTCACCAAAATCTTTGATCCGTTTTTTTCCACCAAGGGTCACAAGGGAACAGGACTGGGATTGTCCGTATCCTACGGCATCATCGAAAACCACGGTGGAAAAATCGAGGTGCAAAGCCGCATGGGGGAAGGCACCACCTTCACCGTTCTGCTGCCGGCCAGCTTTGAGCAGAAAAAACAGCGTGCCGAAAGCGGCCTGGCCGCCACCGCCTGAGATTTTTGCCAAAATCGTTCACGAAAAAAGCCGCAGGGAAATCCCCTGCGGCTTTTTTCGGTCAATAAGAATACCCTTATGAATTTGCGGAATGCTCACGCACCGAGATACCCTGCTTTTTCAGCAAGGCCTGAAAGTTGGGGCGCAGCATGCCGACTTCTTCGGCGGCCCGCGTGATATTCCAATCGTTGCGTTTGAGAGCGTCGAGCACGAACGCTCGCTCAACAGGCGCCACGGCCTGCTCACGCACATGACGTTTGGTTTCCTTGAGTTCATCGGCCGTGCGCGGAACAAAATGACAAAACAATTGGTCATCTTCGCCCGCGGCGGACGGCAGCTCCAGGTCGTCCTCTTCGATCAGGTCATCTGCCGCCAGCACCACCGCACGCTCGATGACGTTTTCCAACTCGCGCACATTGCCGGGAAAAGAATGACGCTCGATACACGCCATGGCCGCCGGAGTCATTCCGCGAATCTCCTTCCCCATTTCCCGCGAGAATTTTTGCAGAAAATGACCGACGAGGATCGGCAGGTCCCCAAGACGCTCTCTCAGAGGCGGCAAATCGACGGGGATGATATTGAGACGAAAAAACAGGTCTTCACGGAACAGGCCCTCGCTGACCATCTCCTTGAGGCTTCGATTGGTCGCCGCGACCAGGCGAATATCAATGGGTACCGGCTTGGTGCCACCGATGGGCGTCACTTCGCGTTCCTGCAAGACCCGCAACAATTTGGCCTGAGTGGTGAGGCTGATATTGGATACTTCATCGAGAAACAAGGTGCCGCCATCCGCGACTTTAAACAAGCCGGTTTTGGTCTGTACGGCCCCGGTGAATGATCCCTTGACATGGCCGAAAAGTTCACTCTCCAGCAGAGTTTCCGCCAGAGACGTGCAGTCAACGGCAACAAACGCCTGATCTTTGCGCGGGCTGTTGCGATGGACCGCCCGGGCGACCAATTCCTTACCGGTGCCGCTTTCGCCGGTGATCATGACGGTGCTATCGGTGGGCGCGACCTGAATAATACGACGATACACCTTCTGCATCGCCTTGCTTTCACCAACGAAGGAATCAAAGCCGTGACGGTCTTTGAGTTCCTTCTTGAGATAGAAATTTTCTAGAAGCATCGCCCGCTGCCCGAGGGCTTTTTCGACGATGCCGAGGATCTGGTCAGGCGTGAAGGGCTTGGCGAGATAGTCGAAGGCGCCGTTCTTCATGGCCTCGACAGCGGTATCGACGGTCGAATAGCCGGTGATGATGATCACCGGCACGTCGGGCTGCAGGATCCGGATGGCCTTGAGAACCTCCATGCCGCTCATGCCGGGCATTTTCAGGTCGGTAACGACGATGTCAAAATCATCCTCCTGCAGACGCTCAACGGCAACCTGACCGCTGGCCGCTACATCGACCCGATACTTGTTGTTTTCGAGAATGCGCCGAATACCCTCGCGTATCACGCTCTCGTCGTCAACCACCAGAATGCGCGCCTCATCCCTCATCTGACCTGCTCCCTCCAACGGCAACTATGTGCATGCTGAGCCCCTTGCCCGCGCCCCCAACCTATCATGGACTCCAGGTATCCCTATTTCTATACACAATATACGCAATCTGCTTTTTCATCCACCTGAAAAGGAAACATTTGCGCCGGTTATTGGGTATACGAAAACCTCCCCGGAACGCACCGATCCAGAGATTTCCGCGAAAAACATAGCGGCAAGATCATAACAGAACATTGTGCCCAACCCAAGAAGTGCCTGGGCCGGCGCCCCAAACTGCTATTTTTTTGCCGGGCACGTACATTTTTTTTATACAGGCCACCACACGCACCCGCACATCCCCTTACACGCAGGCCTTACCCCTGCCTGGCGGCAGTAAAAAGACTTATCGCAACGGCTGGCTGCATATAATAAATATACATCTCGGCGAAAACTGAGTTCTTGCCCCTTTGCCGGAAAAAATCAAAACCTTCCTTATTATCGGGAAGTTAAAAAGAATTTGGTCAATCGGCTGCAGCTTGGCACAGCCAATGCTACGTTCCATGTTCAGTACAGCTTATGCCGCAAAAAGAAAGTGGTGACCGGCATTGGTCAATCGACGGGAGGAGGCGAGGGATGAAGCATAAACAAAAAATTTATCTGACGCCAACGCCGGTGCGCATCTGGCACTGGCTCAACGCGTTCGGCTTTCTCGCGCTGATCTTCAGTGGCGCCCAGATTCGCTATCCTGAATACGTTAACTTCTTCGGCAGTTACAAGGCTGCCATCAGACTGCATGACACCGCCGGCATCGTGGTGTCCATTTCTTTCTGCCTGTGGTTGATTTATTACCTGATCGTGGCGCGCAGTCTTCTGAAACTCTACCTCCCCACCAAGGAAGATTTACGTCTTGGGCTCTTCAGGCAGGGCCTGTTCTATTTTTTCAATTATTTCCGCGGAAAACCCAATCCCCACGTCACGACGCCGGAAAACAAATTCAACCCCTTGCAGAAATCCGCCTATGTAATCATCATGATGGTGCTGGTGCCACTGGTGATACTCTCCGGCTTGCTGCTGATGAATATCGAGCTGTTGCGCCCTGTCGTGTTGTTTCTGGGTGGAGTGAAATTCGTCGCGGGCGCCCACTTTTTGTTGGCCTGCGCGCTTATCGCCTTTTTATTCACTCACGTCTACCTGGCGACCCTCGGACACACCCCTTTTGCCCACTTCAAACCCATGTGGACGGGATGGGAGGAGCACGAGGACGCTACAGGGAAAGACGATGCTCCGGGCAGCCAGGCAAAGCCCGCAGCGCGCACCGAGCCAAAACAGCACTGAGATGTCCAATACAAAATATCCGCGCCGGCGTGGCCCCCACCCCGCCCTTTTCTTATCGAGCCGAGCGAACCGGGAGGTAGCGTGAGCACTCTAAAAACCATTGTCTCAAGGGCCCTGGTGCCGGTCGGCCTGACCGTCACCGGGTTCGTCATAGTCTGCAGCATCCTTCTGTACTCGTTCGTCAAGCAAGACCTGATTCAGGACACCATTCAGCGCGAAATCCAGCTCGCCGATATCATTGTCAAGGCAACGCGCTATTCCATGCTCAAGGATGACCGCGAATCCCTGCGCCAAACCATCAACGATATCGGTGGGCAAAAAGGCGTCGAACACGTACGCATTTTCAATAAACGCGGTGTGATCATGTTCTCCGCCCACGAGGAGGAAGTCTTACAGATGCTGGACAAGGAAGTCGCCGGCTGCATCGAGTGCCATGCCGGCGAAGTTCCAGCTGTACACCTCGGCCCCATGGACCAGGCGCGTGAATTCAAAAACGAGCAAGGCAAGCCGGTTATCGCCATCACCGCCGCCGTTTACAACGAGCCAAGCTGCTACACCGGAGCCTGCCATGTACACTCGCCCGATGAACAGATTCTCGGCACCCTTGACATCGGCATGTCCCAGGCGCCCCTACTGCAATCCCTGGCCACCTTGCGCATCCGCCTGATCATCTTCTGCCTGATGGTCATGGTCCTCACCGTGGGCGGCGTCATTGCCTTGCTGCGGCGCAACGTCTTGCTGCCGGTGCGCCAGTTGGTGTATTTTGCCGACAGGATCAGCGACGGCGACCTGAAGGCTCAGGAACCCGAAGGTACCGAGGAAGTGGCAAGCCTGGCCGCCAATTTTAAGCGCCTCGCTCAAGACCGCCACCAATGCGATGTCAAACTGGAGGAACTGCAGAAGAGAATCGACGACCTGACGCGCGAGATCAAGGCGCGGGAAAACGCCTCCAAAAGCCTGTAATTTCGGGAGTAGCTATCATACCATGAGGATCCGGCAGAAATTGCGCCGCCCGCCCCCGGAAACGCCGGAGAGTGGTACGTCCAACGACAAACAGGCGGACGCTCAAGCGCGCATCCAGCACCTTCAGGTCCTATCGCGTCGCGGCCTTTGGGGGTTGGCCGTTTTTCTGCTGATGAGCCTTGCGGCCTTCGGCCACGAAACCCTGTTGCCGCAAATTTCCCCCGGCGTACGCTCCGCCCTGGGCAGCGCCCCGCCCACCAATTTCATCAGCATCGCCCTTGTGGTGTACAGTTTCTCCGCCCTGGTGCTGATTCTCTCGCGCATGAGTTCTGGTGAAGGCAAATACAAAGGCTGGTCGCACCTCGGTTATCTGTTTGGCTTCTATGCCTTTTACTATTACGGCGAAGCGCTCGGCACTAATTTCTGGGCCGTATTCGCCGCCGGCATCACGATCATGTCACTGGAATACTATCAGATGTGGAGCTTCTGTTCCGAGTCCATCGCCAAGGAAAAAGAGGCCCTCGCCAAAGCCGAACGCCTGGAGAAATTCAACTCTTAGCCCCCCGACTAAGCTTGCCGAAACTCTTGCTTTTGGACCGATCGGACTTGACAAACCGTCACTTTCCCATTACAAATTTACCGCAGATGTTTTTTTAACCTTTTTTTTTGACAGGAGGCTTGAAATGAAGAAGTTCGTCGTGATTGCCCTGGTCGTCCTCTTTGCCGCTGCCACCGGCATTGCCGCCCAGAAAGCCCAGGATATCTACACCTACGAAGCCCGCAATGGCAACGTAACCTTTGACCATGTGAAGCACATCGAATATGAAGATGGTACCTGCGTTGCCTGCCATGGCGAAGGCGAGCCCGGCGCCATCGCTATCGATCGCGACTCCGCTCATGGCGCGTCCTGCAAAGACTGCCACGACCAGAAAGGCGGCCCCACCCGCTGCGGCGAGTGCCACATCCGCTAATCCCGACCAAACAGACCGACCCGAAAAGCCCCCATCAGGGGGCTTTTCTTTTTTCCTGCGGCATCCCCCCAAAAAAACGTTCGCCACCTCACCACATGCCCGAGATGCTCACGCCCATAAGACACAAGGCTTGACATATTCTATACTTTCATATATAAAGCTTTCTGCATCTAAAACAAACGCCAACCAAGGAGCCGCCTCGTGTCTACAGAAGCCGTCATTCACCCAAAATACCAGATGGTCTCCCAGCGTCGGGTACTGCAATGGGTGCTGCTGCCCATCATGCTGATCACCATTGCTCTGGGCTGGAAATATCCGCTGCTGGGCTTTAGCGTCGCGGCCGCCATGGCGACCGGTATGGTTGGCGGGGTCATCCGCGGGCGCTATGTGTGCGGCAACCTCTGTCCACGCGGCGCATTCTTCGATCGAATAATCGCCCCCCTTGCTCCGCGCGGCAAGGTTCCCGCGTTCATGCGCGGGATGCCCTTTCGGCTGGTGGTTCTCGCCGCGCTGATGGGGTTCATGGTGTGGCGCATTGCGCAGAATCCCGGCGATCTCAACCACTGGGGGTTTGTTTTCTGGACCATGTGCGCGGTGACCACCGCTGTCGGCCTGGGTCTAGCTTTCACCCTGCATCCCCGTGCCTGGTGCGCCATCTGTCCCATGGGCACCATGCAGAACCTGCTTGGCGGGCATAAACTGCGCCTGCAGATTGCCGCGTCCTGCCGCTCCTGCGGCAAGTGCGAAACGGCTTGCCCCATGAATCTGTCCATTGCCGCAGACAAACGGCTGGGCGCTCTCCAGGATCGAGATTGCCTCAAGTGTCCCGAATGCATTGCCGCCTGTCCGGCCAGTGCGCTGAAATGGCCGGAAGCCAAAAGCTAAGCATAAGCTTGTCGGCGAGCAGGAAATCGATTACAATCTCCACAGATAGCGACGCGATTTCCCAGGAGATGTCTTGTGCCCTCGCCACTTGGAACTGTAACCTTCATTGCACGCTATGCACGCATGGCCGACGCCAGCGTGTTTCAGGTATCGCGCCCCACCGCGGCGCCCGCGGTGGGGTCGGACCACAGCCCGGAACGCCGCTACTCTGCAAACAACAAACGCGATATTTCGGCGCCGACCGATCGCGTCACCCTGAGCGCCGAGGCCGAAGCGATTCGTGCCCTGCA
The DNA window shown above is from Geoalkalibacter ferrihydriticus DSM 17813 and carries:
- a CDS encoding FKBP-type peptidyl-prolyl cis-trans isomerase, producing the protein MNKSCILLLCFLLMVAVSAGAVQNPPLDSNTDRFSYALGQQLGRDLKMGGVAVTPELIADGVRDALAGTSRMGDEEMELAMEEMQREMMMRHMAMQEQMGRENLEKGKAFLAENAKKKDVKTTASGLQYQVITAGSGKSPGPDSTVTVHYRGTLVDGTEFDSSYGREPVTFPVSGVIPGWTEALQLMKEGAKWKIFLPAELAYGEQGAGQVIGPNQTLIFDVELLSVN
- a CDS encoding ATP-binding protein; this encodes MRVNLITKVTLVTGVVLLVAMVLFAFINVTTLKKIFLEEAIHDVDNLSETLIRSTHYQMLEDDRKRVYQMIQEVGTQRGIEHIRLINKDGEITFSTERAEIGTILDKNTEGCNVCHAEDTPLIHASSMNRSRIFADRDGKEVLGMARAIYNQESCATADCHFHPPDLSMVGILDVIVSLDGMHMQTATYRNNIIVLTLMLLLIVASCLTLVTQRFITNPLSKLLHHTQRIAQGDWSPVELKSHDEFGKLAGAFNDMTHNLKQAQDELAQWGSQLEAKVEERTHEIKNMQSRLIRSEKVASLGELVAGIAHELNNPLTGVLMFSSMIAEDPRLDPALKPDFDTIIHETQRCAEIVRGLLDFARESVPQKSHCAVEQVLEQTLILVSHHSSFHDIRVERDYGSPPQILADPNQLEQVFMNLLINASQAMENGGTLKIKTGTLNRDAQVFVKISDSGCGIAEENLTKIFDPFFSTKGHKGTGLGLSVSYGIIENHGGKIEVQSRMGEGTTFTVLLPASFEQKKQRAESGLAATA
- a CDS encoding sigma-54-dependent transcriptional regulator — protein: MRDEARILVVDDESVIREGIRRILENNKYRVDVAASGQVAVERLQEDDFDIVVTDLKMPGMSGMEVLKAIRILQPDVPVIIITGYSTVDTAVEAMKNGAFDYLAKPFTPDQILGIVEKALGQRAMLLENFYLKKELKDRHGFDSFVGESKAMQKVYRRIIQVAPTDSTVMITGESGTGKELVARAVHRNSPRKDQAFVAVDCTSLAETLLESELFGHVKGSFTGAVQTKTGLFKVADGGTLFLDEVSNISLTTQAKLLRVLQEREVTPIGGTKPVPIDIRLVAATNRSLKEMVSEGLFREDLFFRLNIIPVDLPPLRERLGDLPILVGHFLQKFSREMGKEIRGMTPAAMACIERHSFPGNVRELENVIERAVVLAADDLIEEDDLELPSAAGEDDQLFCHFVPRTADELKETKRHVREQAVAPVERAFVLDALKRNDWNITRAAEEVGMLRPNFQALLKKQGISVREHSANS
- a CDS encoding cytochrome b/b6 domain-containing protein; this translates as MKHKQKIYLTPTPVRIWHWLNAFGFLALIFSGAQIRYPEYVNFFGSYKAAIRLHDTAGIVVSISFCLWLIYYLIVARSLLKLYLPTKEDLRLGLFRQGLFYFFNYFRGKPNPHVTTPENKFNPLQKSAYVIIMMVLVPLVILSGLLLMNIELLRPVVLFLGGVKFVAGAHFLLACALIAFLFTHVYLATLGHTPFAHFKPMWTGWEEHEDATGKDDAPGSQAKPAARTEPKQH
- a CDS encoding HAMP domain-containing protein codes for the protein MSTLKTIVSRALVPVGLTVTGFVIVCSILLYSFVKQDLIQDTIQREIQLADIIVKATRYSMLKDDRESLRQTINDIGGQKGVEHVRIFNKRGVIMFSAHEEEVLQMLDKEVAGCIECHAGEVPAVHLGPMDQAREFKNEQGKPVIAITAAVYNEPSCYTGACHVHSPDEQILGTLDIGMSQAPLLQSLATLRIRLIIFCLMVMVLTVGGVIALLRRNVLLPVRQLVYFADRISDGDLKAQEPEGTEEVASLAANFKRLAQDRHQCDVKLEELQKRIDDLTREIKARENASKSL
- a CDS encoding cytochrome c3 family protein, whose amino-acid sequence is MKKFVVIALVVLFAAATGIAAQKAQDIYTYEARNGNVTFDHVKHIEYEDGTCVACHGEGEPGAIAIDRDSAHGASCKDCHDQKGGPTRCGECHIR
- a CDS encoding 4Fe-4S binding protein, which encodes MSTEAVIHPKYQMVSQRRVLQWVLLPIMLITIALGWKYPLLGFSVAAAMATGMVGGVIRGRYVCGNLCPRGAFFDRIIAPLAPRGKVPAFMRGMPFRLVVLAALMGFMVWRIAQNPGDLNHWGFVFWTMCAVTTAVGLGLAFTLHPRAWCAICPMGTMQNLLGGHKLRLQIAASCRSCGKCETACPMNLSIAADKRLGALQDRDCLKCPECIAACPASALKWPEAKS